One Mycolicibacterium sp. ND9-15 genomic window, CCCACTGCAGACCGAGCGCCTCGTCATAGGTCAGGCGCGCGATTGCCGCATCCCGCTCAGCCGCCTTTTCGGCGGTGTGTATCGCGCGGAGCGCCTGGTCTTCGGTGATCAACCGATGTTGTCGGAGAAGCGATTCGGGCAACGGTTCGGGAATTGGATCCAACACGTCGAGCACTTGGCGCACGCAGCCGTAGATTTCCCAGGTCTGCACCTTCTTGTTGGCGGGATAGATCGGGAAGAAGTCCCGTTCGAAGGCGGCCAGCAGGTCCTCGCCGGTTGCGCCGGACGCCTCCGCGATCGCCTTGAGTGACTTCGACCCCTTCATCCGGCCGCTCCCGTGCAGGATGAGGAACGCCGGATGGGTCAGCTGCAAGGTGCCCCTGAAATAGCCGATCTCTCCGGAGAGCAGCACCTTTGCGCGCTCGACCAACTGATGCTTGATGAACTTCACGTTGAAGAAGGTTGCAGTCACCTTCGGGCGCCGGTTCCCGAGGGTGACGACGAGGTATTCTCGCCGCGGTTCGCGGTTGGTCTCCTTTAGTTCGGCCTTCGTGATGACGTCGAGGAAGGTGACGTGTTCACCTTCTTCGAAAGCCTCGCCCTCGCCTCCGGTCGTCATTTGGTCGCTGTACTTGCGCGGGTAGTGGCGCAGCAAATCGTTGACCGTGAGGATGCCGAAGTGTTCCGCCAGCGGGTCGGCGGCCTTCTTGCCGAGCACGTAGTCGAGGCGGTCGGTCAGCGTGGCCACGGCTACTCCACTCCGATCAGCAGCGCGTCGCCGCGGTGGCCGGTGTGATAGCTGACCAGTTCCGTGCCGAGATGCCGTTCATGCACGTGATCGCCAAGCGCGGCTGCGACACCGTCGTCGACCCCCGCACCGGTGAGCACCGTGACCAGTTCCCCGCCGGCGGCGAGCAGCAGGTCGATCAAGCCCGCCCCCGCCGCCACCAGGTCATCGCCGACGATCAGCACCTCGTCGCCCGAAATGCCGAGGCCGTCGCCGGGTTTGCACATACCGGCCCACGTCAGTGCCTCCTCCGTGGCAACTCGCACCGACCCGTGCCGGGCGTCCGCGGCGGCCCTGGCCATCGTGTATCCGTCGTCGACGGCCTGGCGCGAAGCGTCGTGCACCGCCAGCGCCGCCAGCCCCTGCACCATCGAAGCCGCGGGCACCGGCACCACGTCGATGCCCCAGCCGATCGCGGCCGTACACCCCGCGACGAGTTCCTCGGCAGCGACGAATCCGTTCGGCAGGATCATCGCCTGTCCCGCGTCGGCGTTGACCAAGGCGTGCAGCAGCTGCTTGGCGCTGACCGGCGCGTCGTCCTCGAGCCGCAGGACGTGTGCACCCTCGGCCGCGAACAACCCGGCGGCGCCCTCTCCGTCCACGACCGCAAGCACCACCCGGGCGCGCGACCGACCGCCGGTCGGCCGCGTACTCGCCGCACCGGTGAGCGCCGTGACCTGGATGCGGCTCGGCTGACCGACGGCGAGCCCCGCTTCGACGGCCGCGCCGGCGTCGTCGGCGTGCACGTGTACCGAGTACTGGCCGCTGCCGCCCGACGCGGCGGCGATCGCCACCGACTCGCCCAGCTCGTCCAGCTCGCTGCGCAGTTTCTCCGCCGCTTCCGGGTCGCATCCGCTGAGCAGGTACATCACCTCGAACTGCGGGACCGCAGCGACGCGGGCGGTCGCCTCCTCGGCGCGCGGTGGCTTCGGCACGTACTCGACTCGCCGCGAGGCGCGGCCGGTCAGCGTCGTGCTCATCGCGTCGAGCAGTACCAGCAGCCCGCGGCCGCCGGCATCCACCACACCGGCGCGTGCCAGCGCCTCGAGTTGGCCGGGGGTCGCGTCCAGCGACCGTGCCGCAGCGTCGGCCGCCGCGCACACCACGCCGGCCGCTTCGGCACCCCCGGCCGAGGCGTGCTCGGCGGCGTCGGCCGCATCCTGGAGCACCGTGACGACGGTGCCCGGTACGACCTCCCCCATCGACCGGATGACGAGCACCACCGCGTGGCGCAGCGCGGCGGCGAAGAGCGGCCCGTCGACGGCGGCGACAGCACCGCCCCGGTCGGCCGACGCCTCGGCGATGACCTCGGCCAACGCGCGCAGAATCTGGGACAGGATCACGCCGGAATTGCCGCGGGCACCGTTGAGGGCCCCCCGAGCCAGCCCCGCGGCGACCTCGGCCACGTCGTCGACACCCGAGAGCGCGTTGGCCTGAGCCCATGCCGAACGCATGGTGAACAGCATGTTCGTGCCGGTGTCCGCATCGGCGACCGGGAACACATTGAGCCGGTTGATCTCATCGGTGTGGGTGATCAGCTCACCGACCGCCGCGTGCGCCCATTCCCGCAGCATCGAGGCATCAAGCAGTCGAGCCGACATGCCTAACCTCCACAGAATGTGACGCGCTGGGCGCACCCCGCCGTGCGGATCAGCCTATCCACTGGAGCAGACAACGCCGCGATAACGTTCCCGCCGCTCGGTGGCCTGATGAAGGTACCCGCGCCGCATGGGACAGCGTTTTGGCGATCGCTGGGGCGCCCGGTATCCTGGTCAGGTTGTCGGGTCGAGTCGCGCCGGTCGCGGGCAGAGACCCGAACCCCCACGTACTGATCTGAGGAGTTCTGCATATGGCTGCCGTGTGCGATATCTGCGGGAAGGGCCCCGGCTTCGGCAAGTCGGTCTCGCACTCCCATCGCCGGACCAGCCGTCGCTGGGATCCCAACATCCAGACCGTGCGCGCCGTCACCCGTCCCGGCGGCAACAAGCAGCGGATGAACGTGTGCACCTCGTGCATCAAGGCCGGCAAGGTCATGCGGGGCTGACGGTCGGCCGTTTCAAATCCCGGCGGGCTGGGTAGGCGGGCTGGCATGAATTTCCGTATGGCATCGACCCGGTCTCTGCTCGCACTGGCCTCCGCTATGGCGGCCGTTTCCCTGCTGACGGCGTGCGGCGGTGGTGACGACGCAGAAGAAACCACCACGACAACCACAACCGAGCCGACCACCACGACCGAACCGACGGAGACGCAGACCGAAACCGTCGTGCCGACCACGCCCGCGCCCGGGGCGCCGACTGGGACCCAGGGCGAAGGAACGGTCACGGTACCGCCGGCGCCGGACATCTCGGTTCCGCCCGCCCCGGACATCACGGTCCCCGATGCGCCAGACATCGAGATTCCCAACCCGCCGAACGTCCAGGTTCCCAACCCGTGACGTTCAGGGCAGCCGCCAGTCGATCGGCTCGGCGCCCATCTTCTCGAGCAGCTCGTTCGCGCGGCTGAACGGCCGCGAACCGAAGAAACCGCGCGACGCCGAGAGCGGCGACGGGTGCGGTGACTCGATAGCGACGCAGTCGGCGCCGTCGAGCATCGGTTTCAGCGTCGAGGCGTCCCGGCCCCACAGCACGGCTACCAACGGCTGCTTGCGTGCGACCAACGCGCGAATCGCGCACTCGGTCACGACTTCCCAGCCCTGACCCCGATGCGACGCCGGACTGCCCGGCCGGACCGTGAGCACCCTGTTGAGCAGCATCACCCCGCGCTCGGCCCAGTGCGTCAGGTCGCCGGTCGCCGGGGCGGGGTAGCCGAGGTCGCTGCCGTACTCCTTGAAGATGTTCTCCAGGCTGCGCGGCAGGGGCCGCACGCCGGGCGCCACCGAGAAGCTGAGGCCGACGGCGTGACCGGGCGTCGGGTACGGGTCCTGGCCGACGATCAGCACCCGCACGCTGTCCATCGGAAAGGTGAACGCGCGCAACACGTTTTGCCCCGCCGGCAGATAGCCGTTGCCGGCGGCCAGTTCGGTGCGCAGGAACTCGCCCATCTGCGTGACCTGGGCGGCGACCGGTTCCAGCGCGTCGGCCCAGCCGTCGTCGACGAGCTCGCGCAGCGGCCGCGCGGTCATGCCAACCCGTCGATCAGCATCACCAAAGAGTCGGCGCCGGCTCGGCGGTCCTTCGAGATTTCTTGATACTCGGCAGAATTCGCCCAAGCACGAAAAGATGTCTCGTCGGGGAACGACATCAACACGACCTTTTCGCGGTCGGACCGGCCCTCCAAAATCTGCGGGAACTCGTCGGCTGCGAGCAGCGTCCCCGAAAACCGGGCGAAGACATCCAGGAAACGGGCTTGGTAGCGGTCATAGGCAGCCCGGTCCGTGAACCTCAGCTGGGCGATGGCGTACACGGTCACGATCCGACACCCTAGCTACCCGAACGACTGCCACCCGGGATTCCCCTGCCACACCGCGTCGTCGACCAGGACCCGCGCGGGACCGTCGAGCACCCGGCCGATCGCTTTCCACCCTGGCGGCGGTGCGGTCGCAAAGGTCGCGACCAGTGCGTGGTCCTCGCCGCCGCCGAGGATCCAGGCCCACGGATCGGCGCCCACCGCCTCGGCGGCGCCGGCCAGGGCGTCGCGGTCGGCGGAGAACGCGCCGGCAGCGAGGTCGATGCCGACACCGGACGCCTCGGCGATGTGGCCGAGGTCGGCCAGCAACCCGTCCGACACGTCGGTC contains:
- a CDS encoding DAK2 domain-containing protein, yielding MSARLLDASMLREWAHAAVGELITHTDEINRLNVFPVADADTGTNMLFTMRSAWAQANALSGVDDVAEVAAGLARGALNGARGNSGVILSQILRALAEVIAEASADRGGAVAAVDGPLFAAALRHAVVLVIRSMGEVVPGTVVTVLQDAADAAEHASAGGAEAAGVVCAAADAAARSLDATPGQLEALARAGVVDAGGRGLLVLLDAMSTTLTGRASRRVEYVPKPPRAEEATARVAAVPQFEVMYLLSGCDPEAAEKLRSELDELGESVAIAAASGGSGQYSVHVHADDAGAAVEAGLAVGQPSRIQVTALTGAASTRPTGGRSRARVVLAVVDGEGAAGLFAAEGAHVLRLEDDAPVSAKQLLHALVNADAGQAMILPNGFVAAEELVAGCTAAIGWGIDVVPVPAASMVQGLAALAVHDASRQAVDDGYTMARAAADARHGSVRVATEEALTWAGMCKPGDGLGISGDEVLIVGDDLVAAGAGLIDLLLAAGGELVTVLTGAGVDDGVAAALGDHVHERHLGTELVSYHTGHRGDALLIGVE
- the rpmB gene encoding 50S ribosomal protein L28 — encoded protein: MAAVCDICGKGPGFGKSVSHSHRRTSRRWDPNIQTVRAVTRPGGNKQRMNVCTSCIKAGKVMRG
- a CDS encoding uracil-DNA glycosylase; its protein translation is MTARPLRELVDDGWADALEPVAAQVTQMGEFLRTELAAGNGYLPAGQNVLRAFTFPMDSVRVLIVGQDPYPTPGHAVGLSFSVAPGVRPLPRSLENIFKEYGSDLGYPAPATGDLTHWAERGVMLLNRVLTVRPGSPASHRGQGWEVVTECAIRALVARKQPLVAVLWGRDASTLKPMLDGADCVAIESPHPSPLSASRGFFGSRPFSRANELLEKMGAEPIDWRLP
- a CDS encoding DUF1330 domain-containing protein codes for the protein MTVYAIAQLRFTDRAAYDRYQARFLDVFARFSGTLLAADEFPQILEGRSDREKVVLMSFPDETSFRAWANSAEYQEISKDRRAGADSLVMLIDGLA